The window CTGAAAAATCAATATTGTCAATTGATGAGAGAAAAATAATGCTGGATGCGTATTATTGGGCAATCGGTAAAGATCCAACAATCGAAAGATTGCTTATAAATATGGAGAAAAACGGCATATTGGCCTTGACTTCAGATTCAAGCAAAAAAGTATTCGATGTTTCTCTTAGAGAGCATGAAGGTGTAAAAAAAATATTGGATTGTGACTTATATGATTATGATAGAGATGTTTTTAGAGCTTTAGCTTCAGTGGTTAAAAGGATGAATGTTCTTACTTTAGAGAGCTTTGTAGAGAAAACATTTCACAAGTTTGAGATTGGAAAATGTCTAGTTTAGTTATAAAAAGATTAAGGTACAGTGGAGATACGTACTCTTACGAATCTCCGGAAATGGGCAAAGGACTAAATGTTCTAGAGGCTCAGAATGGTCATGGGAAAACTACTTTTTCTTCTCTAATTTATTTTGGTTTAGGTGGGAACCCAAGCTTTTTTAAGTCTTCAGTTGACGAGAAGCATATTCAAGTTATCTCAGACACGAACAATTTTGTAGAGTTAGAAGTTGATATAGATGAGAAGAAGTATACTTTCAAACGATTGATTGAGAAAAATGATGTAATCGTCACTGATGTTGAAAAAAAGGAAGCACAAGTATTTCCTATTTTTAGAAATGATTCCAGTACTCAAACATTTCCTTTATGGATTGCGAGTAAGTTGAGCTTGTCGGTTGCAGAGATGAACCTCGGAATTCATACTTGGAGCGTTAATTTTTTAGATTACTTAAGATTGCTTTATCAGGACCAGATAGGATCTTCAAATTCTGTATATAAAGAAGCTGAAACTACCAATTTTATTTCAGACTCAATTTTAATGAGGAAAGCAATTTTTGAATTGATAATGGGAAAATCATTTCCCTCCTTGTATAAGATTAGAGGAGAGGTAAAAAAAGAAGAGCGTGAGCTAACCGAGTTGAAAGGTGGATTGACTGCTTTTGACAAAACATTAAAAACATTTACCGTTAAAGATAATCTCCCTAATGTAGAATCTTTAGAAAAACAGTTAAGTGAAAAAAATGAGCAATTAAGCAAACTTGAAAAGAAGAGAAAAATACTCCAAATAATACCTATCGCCAAAGTAGAAGAAGATACTAAAATAAAGGCGATTAAGAATAAGATCAACTTACTATTAAATGAGGGTTTTAAGATTGGTGATTCTATCCAAGATTTTGAGAAGGAGTTAATAGGGTTAAGTCGTACACATCGTAATCTTTCTCTTGAAATTTCACAGATTAATAAAATTCTTGTTTCACATCAGCACCTTTCCTTGTTTTCGCCAGATACTTGCCCCATTTGTTTAGAGCGTGTGCAAAGAGAAAGAAACAAGTGTTTATGTGGAACTCCGGTTATGGAAGAAGAATATGAAAAATTCTTCTATAATACGACCGAATATATTGAAATAATTAAGTCGAAGGAAAAGAATAAAGATACTTTAGAAAAGGCTTTGACGACTTGTGAGAAAGATATTTTAAACGAGAAGTTAAAGCTTCAGGTTAATACA is drawn from Halobacteriovorax sp. JY17 and contains these coding sequences:
- a CDS encoding AAA family ATPase, translated to MSSLVIKRLRYSGDTYSYESPEMGKGLNVLEAQNGHGKTTFSSLIYFGLGGNPSFFKSSVDEKHIQVISDTNNFVELEVDIDEKKYTFKRLIEKNDVIVTDVEKKEAQVFPIFRNDSSTQTFPLWIASKLSLSVAEMNLGIHTWSVNFLDYLRLLYQDQIGSSNSVYKEAETTNFISDSILMRKAIFELIMGKSFPSLYKIRGEVKKEERELTELKGGLTAFDKTLKTFTVKDNLPNVESLEKQLSEKNEQLSKLEKKRKILQIIPIAKVEEDTKIKAIKNKINLLLNEGFKIGDSIQDFEKELIGLSRTHRNLSLEISQINKILVSHQHLSLFSPDTCPICLERVQRERNKCLCGTPVMEEEYEKFFYNTTEYIEIIKSKEKNKDTLEKALTTCEKDILNEKLKLQVNTEAIEKEKNKLEQELANVELKIDTTRLSEVDDKILSLRSETSNLENQIRIERERDRITKAISRLEISLKSKKATLKGLEASAEKELLTVRMSFNQIYTDLMKRSLADVKVATLNDNYEPVINYGEYREASSKVSKRLLYYLSLYKLSLDDTEIPLPRFLLIDTPKTHGIDSENYSVVLEKVVEVAASKGFGQIILTTGTEDCPEFLKDFAFETMEGGNKLLKENK